Proteins encoded in a region of the Synechococcus sp. BIOS-U3-1 genome:
- a CDS encoding carboxysome shell carbonic anhydrase: protein MVRSMPSRGGRPLAPTAPTRRQLQASLVQDTANAESLSSGEVRSPAGSTVRQSALQRRQALTTSGKSAVLKGGSVSGGRIRSQADRRRSTPQQPGRLKRGEPRTSVEVNLSRTSLPWSVQSHPLTDQSANEHLKAYELEVKGRFDRIVPLLKRVSALQHEPDFLAQAQRLARAELGFDLPDHILEKSWVRPLDMRALFAWCVFQSHQLFSERFFQDDPLEAASGSRASEEFNAFLLDCGFHLLDVTPCADGRLAHTIAYALRIPFSAVRRRSHAGAMFDVENTVNRWIKTEHRRFREQVPNGAQSPTRYLKVVAYHFSSLDPTHQGCAAHGSDDALAAASGLQRLHDFREAVENSFCCGASVDLLLIGLDTDTDAIRVHVPDQNGEIRLDQWLCARSLYDSTAPLTVQQAMDAVQAAVQTHMSSPPDEGMVRFITRLLVSNISQQDYVRSLHHGAYPDAGHAERFIGVGIGFKEVHLRNLTYFAHLDTVEQGAPDLDVGVKIFKGLNVARDLPIPVVVRFDYSGKVPGARERAIADCHRIQKAIDERYTALVSEGLLHTLLTIRDRDQPLPAVAVGSTLDPVQQEAH from the coding sequence ATGGTTCGCTCCATGCCTTCCCGTGGCGGGCGACCTTTAGCGCCCACCGCTCCCACTCGTCGCCAGCTCCAGGCCTCACTGGTTCAGGACACTGCCAATGCAGAATCTCTCTCCTCAGGCGAGGTCCGCTCGCCGGCGGGCAGCACAGTGCGGCAGTCGGCTCTTCAGCGTCGCCAAGCACTGACCACATCTGGTAAGTCTGCTGTGTTGAAAGGAGGTTCCGTATCAGGCGGACGCATCCGTTCCCAAGCAGACCGCCGTCGCTCAACTCCACAGCAGCCCGGACGGCTGAAGCGTGGAGAGCCCAGGACATCGGTCGAGGTCAATCTCAGCAGAACATCCCTTCCCTGGTCGGTGCAGTCCCATCCGCTGACCGACCAGTCGGCCAATGAACACCTCAAGGCCTATGAGCTTGAGGTGAAGGGTCGCTTTGATCGGATCGTTCCTCTCCTGAAGCGGGTTTCTGCTCTTCAGCACGAACCCGACTTCCTGGCGCAAGCTCAACGGCTTGCACGCGCAGAGCTTGGTTTCGATCTTCCGGATCACATCCTTGAAAAGTCGTGGGTGAGACCTCTTGATATGCGTGCTCTGTTTGCATGGTGCGTCTTTCAGTCTCACCAGCTGTTTAGTGAACGGTTTTTCCAGGACGACCCCCTAGAAGCTGCTTCAGGCAGTCGAGCTTCGGAGGAATTCAATGCCTTTCTTCTCGATTGCGGTTTTCATCTTCTGGACGTCACGCCCTGCGCTGATGGTCGCTTGGCTCACACGATCGCTTACGCGTTGAGGATTCCTTTCAGTGCTGTGCGCCGTCGCTCCCATGCCGGAGCGATGTTTGATGTTGAGAACACTGTCAATCGCTGGATCAAGACCGAACATCGCCGTTTCCGGGAGCAAGTGCCGAATGGGGCGCAATCACCCACCCGTTATCTGAAGGTGGTGGCCTATCACTTCAGCTCGCTCGATCCAACGCATCAGGGTTGTGCAGCTCATGGCAGCGATGACGCTCTGGCTGCGGCCTCAGGTCTTCAGCGTCTGCATGACTTTCGTGAAGCTGTTGAAAACAGCTTCTGCTGTGGTGCTTCTGTTGATCTGCTTTTAATCGGACTGGACACCGATACCGATGCCATTCGTGTTCATGTCCCTGATCAGAACGGTGAGATCCGACTGGATCAGTGGCTCTGTGCCAGATCGCTTTACGACAGCACCGCTCCGCTGACGGTGCAGCAGGCGATGGATGCCGTCCAGGCCGCTGTTCAGACCCACATGTCATCACCTCCCGATGAAGGCATGGTGCGGTTCATTACACGATTGCTGGTCAGCAATATCTCCCAGCAGGACTACGTTCGATCTCTGCATCACGGTGCCTATCCCGATGCCGGTCATGCAGAGCGCTTCATCGGTGTCGGCATCGGTTTTAAGGAGGTGCATCTGCGCAACCTCACTTATTTCGCTCACCTCGACACCGTTGAACAAGGCGCACCAGATCTTGATGTCGGCGTGAAAATCTTCAAGGGGCTCAATGTCGCCCGCGATCTGCCGATTCCGGTCGTGGTGCGTTTCGACTATTCCGGCAAGGTGCCAGGTGCACGGGAGCGTGCCATCGCTGATTGCCATCGAATTCAGAAGGCCATCGACGAGCGCTATACAGCGCTCGTTAGCGAAGGACTTCTCCACACGCTTCTCACAATCCGTGACCGTGACCAGCCGCTGCCGGCGGTGGCGGTAGGTTCCACACTCGATCCCGTCCAGCAGGAGGCTCACTGA
- the csoS2 gene encoding carboxysome assembly protein CsoS2: MARLSSRELALERRKALTTSGKKASAAAVANSRVRTSTDARPTRTEVTAVNEPAVTAPVAAAPQRAVSLTRTASTPRSSQVKAQRNPSRDLVLSRREALSRRGKTSASSSDRNRADVARKAAATPAAVVAPEKVERPAVTVELTSRSGDRRAGLERRSVTPKRRSIENPSRALVLARRDAMSKHGKTAGKQPTSAAAVARQANPDLSSREIAQQVRELRAKAGAITKHNAGVTRPSGPNRHGAKQAAAADAHWKVGESTTPAGQTVTGTQANRSLKTTGNEASTCRSITGTEYLGAEVFQTFCQQAPEPTTPAKVRTTSTSHGNRVTGNEVGRSGKVTGDEPGTCKNVTGTEYISANQSAAYCGGSNPSPRKVGHSLTLEGRPVSGVMVGRSASVTGDEAGANRSLTGDQYLGSDPLPDGRPAAKVGLSATLSGTGVTGTLVGRSSQVTGDEFGSCHRVTGDQYLSAEQFNGFCGAKPEPEAAKVGYSITNRNQVVSGTRTGRSERVTGDEPGSCQAVTGTPYAGLEQAGQHCGTPAVQAIRERTPMRPGTPSAAMTGIQPGVGGVMTGDQRGACEAVTGTPYVGADQLAAACGAEAPAGTDTHGQSPEGAAWTRFSVMSPARAAQQQRDAQGSVTGTAYENGNRITGPFDMAGGKVTGTEQFRFDNRDFQRRHFQPTVAVVSEPADEPTSRVTGEGSSTKVTGDDWDRGEHVTGTEGASARRRNPTRPGPMGAMAPFERKRNEQAEWPVCRVTGSHGNTDKGSLITVSGGARG, translated from the coding sequence ATGGCAAGACTTTCCAGTCGAGAACTCGCACTTGAGCGCCGCAAAGCGCTGACGACCTCGGGTAAAAAGGCGTCTGCTGCTGCCGTGGCTAATAGCCGGGTGCGCACATCGACCGATGCCCGTCCTACTCGTACGGAAGTCACTGCAGTGAACGAGCCAGCGGTGACTGCACCTGTTGCGGCGGCGCCGCAGCGTGCGGTCTCTTTGACCCGGACTGCCTCCACTCCACGCAGTTCCCAAGTGAAGGCTCAGCGCAATCCCAGCCGTGATCTTGTGCTGTCCCGTCGCGAAGCCTTGTCTCGCCGCGGCAAGACCTCCGCATCCAGCAGCGACCGCAACCGTGCTGATGTGGCTCGCAAAGCAGCAGCTACTCCTGCAGCGGTTGTTGCTCCTGAAAAAGTCGAGCGCCCCGCCGTCACCGTCGAGCTGACCTCGCGCTCCGGTGATCGTCGTGCTGGTCTTGAGCGCCGTTCGGTGACCCCCAAAAGGCGATCCATCGAAAATCCCAGTCGTGCTCTTGTGTTGGCTCGTCGTGATGCCATGTCAAAGCATGGCAAAACCGCAGGTAAGCAGCCCACCAGTGCTGCAGCGGTAGCCCGTCAGGCCAATCCTGATCTCTCCAGCCGAGAGATTGCGCAACAGGTGCGTGAGTTGCGGGCGAAAGCCGGTGCCATTACCAAGCACAACGCTGGGGTCACCCGTCCCAGCGGCCCCAATCGCCACGGCGCCAAGCAGGCTGCCGCCGCAGATGCTCACTGGAAAGTGGGAGAAAGCACCACACCCGCTGGCCAGACCGTGACCGGTACTCAGGCCAACCGCTCATTGAAGACCACCGGCAACGAGGCCAGCACCTGCCGCTCAATCACCGGCACTGAATATCTCGGTGCTGAAGTCTTCCAGACATTCTGTCAGCAAGCTCCAGAGCCAACTACACCCGCCAAGGTGAGAACGACATCGACGAGTCATGGAAATCGCGTGACTGGTAATGAAGTCGGTCGATCAGGCAAGGTCACCGGCGATGAGCCGGGCACTTGCAAAAATGTGACAGGCACGGAATATATTTCCGCCAATCAGTCCGCTGCCTACTGCGGTGGTTCCAACCCATCCCCTCGCAAGGTCGGTCACAGCCTCACCCTTGAGGGCCGCCCAGTGAGCGGTGTGATGGTGGGCCGTTCCGCCAGCGTGACCGGCGATGAAGCTGGTGCCAATCGCAGCCTCACCGGAGATCAGTATCTCGGTTCAGACCCCCTTCCCGATGGTCGACCAGCCGCGAAGGTTGGTCTATCCGCAACCCTCTCAGGTACTGGCGTAACCGGCACTTTGGTCGGTCGTTCTTCCCAGGTGACTGGTGATGAGTTCGGATCCTGTCACCGTGTGACCGGTGACCAGTACCTCAGCGCTGAGCAGTTCAATGGCTTCTGCGGTGCAAAACCTGAACCCGAGGCGGCCAAGGTCGGTTACAGCATCACCAATCGCAATCAGGTTGTTAGTGGTACCCGTACGGGTCGTTCCGAGCGCGTGACCGGTGATGAGCCCGGCAGTTGTCAGGCCGTGACCGGTACTCCTTACGCCGGCCTCGAGCAGGCAGGTCAGCATTGCGGGACCCCTGCTGTCCAAGCGATCAGAGAACGCACACCTATGCGTCCGGGTACACCTTCCGCCGCCATGACCGGCATCCAGCCTGGTGTGGGGGGAGTGATGACCGGTGATCAGCGTGGTGCCTGTGAAGCCGTTACCGGTACTCCTTACGTGGGTGCAGACCAGTTGGCTGCAGCCTGTGGTGCAGAGGCTCCAGCCGGCACCGATACGCATGGTCAATCTCCTGAAGGTGCTGCCTGGACTCGTTTCAGCGTGATGTCACCAGCTCGTGCAGCTCAGCAGCAGCGTGATGCGCAGGGTTCTGTCACTGGCACCGCCTATGAGAACGGCAATCGCATCACCGGCCCTTTTGACATGGCCGGCGGCAAGGTCACCGGCACCGAACAGTTCCGCTTTGACAATCGCGACTTTCAACGCCGCCACTTTCAGCCCACGGTGGCTGTTGTCAGTGAACCGGCTGATGAGCCCACGTCCCGAGTGACAGGCGAGGGCTCCTCCACCAAGGTGACTGGAGATGACTGGGACCGTGGCGAGCATGTCACCGGTACCGAAGGTGCTTCTGCCCGTCGGCGCAACCCCACCCGTCCTGGTCCGATGGGGGCCATGGCTCCCTTCGAGCGCAAGCGAAATGAGCAAGCCGAGTGGCCCGTCTGCCGTGTGACCGGATCCCATGGCAACACCGACAAAGGCTCTCTGATCACCGTCTCCGGCGGAGCAAGGGGCTAA
- a CDS encoding ribulose bisphosphate carboxylase small subunit, which translates to MPFQSTVGDYKTVATLETFGFLPPMTQDEIYDQIAYIIAQGWSPLIEHVHPSNSMATYWSYWKLPFFGEKDLNVVVSELEACHRAYPDHHVRMVGYDAYTQSQGACFVVFEGR; encoded by the coding sequence ATGCCTTTCCAGAGCACCGTGGGTGACTACAAAACAGTCGCCACCCTGGAGACCTTCGGCTTTCTTCCGCCGATGACCCAGGACGAGATCTACGACCAGATCGCTTACATCATTGCCCAGGGCTGGAGCCCGCTCATTGAGCATGTCCATCCCAGCAACTCCATGGCCACTTATTGGTCTTATTGGAAGCTGCCCTTCTTTGGTGAGAAGGACCTCAACGTTGTAGTGAGTGAGCTCGAGGCCTGCCATCGGGCCTACCCCGACCACCACGTGCGCATGGTCGGTTACGACGCCTACACCCAAAGCCAGGGTGCCTGCTTCGTGGTTTTCGAAGGTCGCTGA
- a CDS encoding form I ribulose bisphosphate carboxylase large subunit — translation MSKKYDAGVKEYRDTYWTPDYVPLDTDLLACFKCTGQEGVPKEEVAAAVAAESSTGTWSTVWSELLTDLDFYKGRCYRIEDVPGDKEAFYAFIAYPLDLFEEGSITNVLTSLVGNVFGFKALRHLRLEDLRFPIAFIKTCYGPPNGIQVERDRMNKYGRPLLGCTIKPKLGLSGKNYGRVVYECLRGGLDFTKDDENINSQPFQRWQNRFEFVADAIKLSEQETGERKGHYLNVTANTPEEMYERAEFAKELGMPIVMHDFITGGFTANTGLSKWCRKNGMLLHIHRAMHAVIDRHPKHGIHFRVLAKCLRLSGGDQLHTGTVVGKLEGDRQTTLGYIDQLRESFVPEDRSRGNFFDQDWGSMPGVFAVASGGIHVWHMPALVAIFGDDSVLQFGGGTHGHPWGSAAGAAANRVALEACVKARNAGREIEKESRDILMEAGKHSPELAIALETWKEIKFEFDTVDKLDVQN, via the coding sequence ATGAGCAAGAAGTACGACGCAGGGGTAAAGGAGTACAGAGACACTTACTGGACTCCTGATTACGTCCCCCTCGACACCGACCTGCTGGCCTGCTTCAAGTGCACCGGCCAGGAGGGAGTTCCCAAGGAAGAGGTAGCCGCTGCTGTGGCTGCTGAGTCCTCAACTGGCACCTGGTCCACTGTGTGGTCCGAGCTCCTCACTGATCTCGACTTTTACAAAGGACGTTGCTATCGCATCGAAGACGTCCCTGGTGACAAGGAGGCGTTCTATGCCTTCATCGCCTACCCACTCGATCTGTTCGAAGAGGGTTCCATCACCAACGTTCTGACCTCATTGGTCGGCAACGTTTTTGGTTTCAAGGCTCTGCGTCACCTGCGTCTTGAAGATCTGCGCTTCCCGATTGCCTTCATCAAGACCTGCTACGGCCCCCCGAACGGGATTCAGGTCGAGCGCGACCGGATGAACAAGTACGGCCGTCCTTTGCTGGGTTGCACCATCAAGCCGAAGCTCGGCCTGAGCGGTAAGAACTATGGCCGTGTGGTCTATGAGTGCCTTCGTGGCGGTCTGGACTTCACCAAAGACGACGAGAACATTAACTCCCAGCCTTTCCAGCGCTGGCAGAACCGTTTCGAGTTCGTCGCCGACGCCATCAAGCTGTCTGAGCAGGAAACCGGCGAGCGCAAAGGTCACTACCTCAATGTGACTGCCAACACTCCCGAGGAGATGTACGAGCGCGCTGAGTTCGCTAAGGAACTCGGTATGCCGATCGTGATGCATGACTTCATCACCGGTGGCTTCACCGCCAACACCGGTTTGTCGAAGTGGTGCCGCAAGAACGGCATGTTGCTGCACATTCACCGTGCCATGCACGCGGTGATCGACCGTCACCCCAAGCACGGCATTCACTTCCGCGTACTCGCCAAGTGTCTGCGTCTGTCGGGCGGTGACCAGCTCCACACCGGCACCGTTGTCGGCAAGCTGGAAGGTGATCGTCAAACCACCCTCGGCTACATCGATCAGCTGCGCGAATCATTCGTGCCTGAAGATCGCAGCCGCGGCAACTTCTTCGATCAGGACTGGGGTTCCATGCCTGGTGTGTTTGCAGTTGCTTCCGGTGGCATCCACGTCTGGCATATGCCTGCACTGGTGGCGATCTTTGGTGACGATTCCGTTCTGCAGTTCGGTGGTGGTACCCATGGTCACCCCTGGGGCTCCGCTGCTGGCGCTGCTGCTAACCGTGTGGCTCTAGAGGCCTGCGTCAAAGCACGTAATGCCGGTCGCGAGATCGAGAAAGAAAGCCGCGACATCCTTATGGAAGCCGGCAAGCACAGCCCTGAGCTGGCGATCGCCCTCGAGACCTGGAAGGAGATCAAGTTCGAGTTCGACACCGTCGACAAGCTCGACGTTCAGAACTGA
- a CDS encoding BMC domain-containing protein gives MANETMGIALGMIETRGLVPAIEAADAMTKAAEVRLIGREFVGGGYVTVLVRGETGAVNAAVRAGADACERVGDGLVAAHIIARPHREVEPALGNGNFLGQKD, from the coding sequence ATGGCAAACGAAACCATGGGCATCGCTCTCGGCATGATCGAGACACGCGGCCTCGTTCCTGCGATCGAAGCGGCTGACGCCATGACCAAGGCTGCCGAAGTGCGCCTGATCGGTCGTGAGTTCGTCGGTGGCGGTTATGTCACCGTTCTGGTCCGCGGCGAAACTGGTGCTGTGAATGCTGCTGTGCGTGCTGGCGCCGATGCCTGTGAGCGCGTTGGCGACGGCCTCGTAGCTGCTCACATCATCGCTCGCCCCCACCGTGAAGTGGAGCCTGCGCTGGGCAACGGCAACTTCCTTGGTCAGAAGGACTGA
- a CDS encoding non-canonical purine NTP pyrophosphatase, with protein MGFHSGISALRRLIIASGNPQKVAEIEAMLGPIDVSVQRQPADLDVEETGNTYLENARLKASAAAERTGCWTLADDSGLEVDALNGAPGLYTARLASTNEKKLAKLMQAMADVPYRSARFRSAMVLCSPDGVCDEQAEGICWGELLCAPAYPGGGIESLFWVREAGCSYGELNTSQLSKLGSRGKAARALAPGLRRRLELD; from the coding sequence ATGGGGTTCCATTCCGGGATCAGTGCTTTGCGCAGGCTGATTATTGCCAGCGGTAATCCACAGAAGGTGGCTGAGATCGAAGCGATGCTCGGCCCCATCGATGTGTCTGTGCAACGTCAACCTGCCGATCTGGATGTTGAGGAGACCGGCAACACCTATTTGGAGAACGCTCGCTTGAAGGCCAGTGCCGCGGCAGAGAGAACAGGTTGTTGGACTCTCGCCGATGACTCCGGGCTTGAAGTGGACGCTCTCAATGGAGCTCCAGGGCTTTATACGGCCCGACTCGCCTCCACGAACGAGAAAAAGCTCGCGAAGCTCATGCAGGCCATGGCAGACGTGCCCTATCGAAGTGCCCGCTTTCGGAGCGCGATGGTGCTCTGTTCACCCGATGGCGTCTGCGATGAGCAAGCGGAGGGAATCTGCTGGGGTGAGCTTCTCTGTGCACCGGCCTATCCAGGCGGCGGCATTGAATCCTTGTTCTGGGTGCGTGAGGCCGGCTGTAGTTATGGAGAACTGAACACCTCCCAGCTGTCCAAACTTGGAAGCCGAGGCAAGGCCGCCCGCGCACTGGCACCTGGTCTGCGCAGAAGACTGGAACTGGACTGA
- a CDS encoding BMC domain-containing protein — MNRFAGLDARERRVGGSALVTGTEVNPSASGASCVVTTDSESSRLSRKNSLVQSIELRTHVFIDSLQPQLAAYMGTVSQGFLPIPGDACLWMEVSPGMAVHRVTDIALKASNVRLGQMVVERAFGSMALYHRDQSTVLHSGDVVLEAIGSSIDQRTPAEVSWTEVIRAITPDHAVLINRINRRGSMIESGMSMFILETEPAGYVLIAANEAEKASNITLVDVKAVGAFGRLTLAGREGDVEEAAAAAMRAIDLVNRRAARS, encoded by the coding sequence ATGAATCGTTTCGCCGGCTTGGACGCCAGGGAGCGACGGGTTGGCGGAAGCGCTCTCGTCACTGGCACGGAGGTGAATCCCTCTGCCAGCGGAGCGAGCTGCGTCGTGACGACCGACTCGGAGTCTTCTCGACTTAGTCGGAAAAATAGTCTTGTGCAGTCAATTGAGCTGCGAACCCATGTGTTCATCGATTCACTGCAGCCACAGCTAGCTGCCTACATGGGAACGGTCAGTCAGGGGTTTTTGCCGATTCCAGGGGATGCCTGCCTTTGGATGGAGGTTTCGCCGGGTATGGCTGTTCATCGGGTGACAGACATTGCTCTCAAGGCCAGCAATGTGCGCCTCGGACAGATGGTGGTGGAAAGGGCTTTCGGATCGATGGCCCTCTATCACCGAGATCAGAGCACAGTGCTCCATTCTGGTGATGTGGTGCTTGAGGCCATCGGCAGCTCTATTGACCAGCGAACTCCCGCTGAGGTGAGTTGGACTGAAGTGATTCGAGCGATCACCCCAGATCATGCTGTGCTGATTAATCGAATCAATCGCCGTGGTTCCATGATCGAGTCGGGGATGAGCATGTTCATCCTTGAGACCGAGCCTGCTGGTTACGTCTTAATTGCCGCGAATGAGGCGGAGAAGGCATCCAACATCACTCTTGTGGATGTCAAGGCTGTGGGAGCTTTCGGGCGCCTCACTTTGGCGGGGCGAGAGGGTGATGTGGAGGAGGCCGCGGCGGCTGCCATGCGTGCAATTGATCTGGTGAATCGACGAGCTGCGCGGAGCTGA
- a CDS encoding ferredoxin:protochlorophyllide reductase (ATP-dependent) subunit N, with product MGANLRKESGPREVFCGLTSIVWLHRRMPDAFFLVVGSRTCAHLIQSAAGVMIFAEPRFGTAILSERDLAGLADAHDELDRVARELLARRPEIRTLFLVGSCPSEVIKLDLARAAERLNEELQGRVRVLNYSGSGIETTFTEGEDGALSALVPFLPNTDKRQLLLAGTLADAVEDRMVHLFSRLGIETVCSLPPRQSTELPGVGPGTTVLLTQPFLSNTARLLKARGAKVLSSPFPLGAEGSRRWMETACRDFNLPGDRVAAVLDPLEQRARMALEPHRAALAGKRIVLLPESQLEIPLARFLQRECGMELVEVGTPYLNREQMAPELELLPEGTDVTEGQHVEQQLDRVREQQPDLVVCGMGLANPLEAEGITTKWSIELVFSPIHGIDQAGDLAELFSRPLRRRQLIHPALHPQTSNPSIHA from the coding sequence ATGGGCGCCAATTTGCGTAAGGAATCTGGACCCCGAGAGGTGTTCTGTGGTCTGACATCGATCGTGTGGCTGCATCGACGCATGCCCGATGCTTTTTTTCTTGTGGTGGGATCGCGCACCTGCGCCCACCTCATCCAAAGTGCCGCGGGCGTGATGATTTTTGCTGAGCCCAGGTTCGGCACGGCCATCCTCAGCGAACGGGACCTGGCAGGCCTGGCCGATGCCCACGACGAACTGGACCGAGTGGCCCGAGAGTTGCTAGCGCGACGTCCGGAGATCCGCACCCTTTTCCTGGTGGGTTCCTGCCCGAGCGAGGTGATCAAGCTCGATCTGGCACGTGCCGCTGAACGCCTCAATGAGGAATTGCAGGGCAGGGTTCGTGTTTTGAACTACTCCGGAAGCGGCATCGAAACCACCTTCACCGAAGGAGAGGACGGAGCTCTATCTGCCCTGGTGCCCTTTCTACCCAACACCGATAAGCGCCAGCTCCTGCTCGCAGGAACCCTGGCTGATGCGGTTGAGGACCGTATGGTTCACCTCTTCTCCCGTCTAGGCATTGAGACGGTCTGCAGTCTTCCTCCAAGACAGTCCACGGAATTGCCTGGTGTGGGGCCAGGCACCACGGTGCTGCTCACCCAGCCCTTTCTGAGCAACACCGCACGACTGCTGAAAGCACGGGGGGCCAAAGTCCTGAGTTCGCCCTTCCCGCTTGGAGCGGAGGGAAGCCGTCGATGGATGGAAACGGCATGCAGAGATTTCAACCTGCCGGGGGATCGGGTTGCGGCTGTACTCGACCCCCTGGAACAGAGAGCGCGTATGGCCCTTGAGCCCCATAGAGCGGCGTTAGCAGGAAAACGCATTGTGCTGCTACCGGAATCTCAACTGGAAATCCCCCTCGCTCGCTTTTTGCAACGCGAATGCGGCATGGAACTCGTGGAGGTCGGCACGCCTTATTTGAACCGCGAACAGATGGCGCCGGAGCTCGAACTGCTACCCGAGGGCACCGACGTGACAGAGGGTCAGCACGTGGAACAACAGTTGGACCGCGTGCGCGAACAACAGCCAGATCTGGTGGTGTGCGGCATGGGCCTGGCCAACCCCCTGGAAGCAGAAGGCATCACTACCAAATGGTCGATCGAACTCGTCTTTAGCCCCATCCACGGCATTGATCAGGCCGGGGATCTGGCCGAATTGTTCTCACGCCCACTACGCAGAAGACAACTCATTCATCCCGCACTGCATCCGCAGACCTCGAATCCTTCCATCCACGCCTGA
- a CDS encoding ferredoxin:protochlorophyllide reductase (ATP-dependent) subunit B yields the protein MQLTLWTYEGPPHVGAMRIAASMRGVHYVLHAPQGDTYADLLFTMIERRGQRPPVTYTTFQARDLGGDTAELVKRTVREAAERFRPDALLVGESCTAELIQDQPGALAQGMGLSMPVVTLELPAYSKKENWGAAETLYQLLRNLLKPQVPDQPQHDPRAWMAVGRRPRVNLIGPSLLGFRCRDDVLEVQRLLTLHGIDVGVVAPLGADVSDLQRIPQADLNVCLYPEIAESSCSWLERNFGIPFTRTVPIGVGATHDFLVELHTLLGMDPPTKEEGYRCSRLPWYSESVDSTYLTGKRVFIFGDGCHAVAAARICSEELGFKVVGLGTYSREMARPVRAAAKELGLDALISDDYLEVEAAMADAVPELVLGTQMERHSAKRLGIPCAVISTPMHVQDVPARNSPQMGWEGANVIFDAWVHPLMMGLEEHLIGMFRHDFEFVDGHQSHLGHRGGTEQTTEGSSQSTVVISAEEQGPVWTADGEAELKKIPFFVRGKVRRNTETYARQEGRLEISSETLYDAKAHYKA from the coding sequence ATGCAACTGACGCTCTGGACGTACGAAGGACCACCGCATGTGGGGGCCATGCGAATCGCCGCCTCGATGCGCGGCGTGCACTATGTGCTGCATGCGCCTCAGGGCGACACGTATGCAGACCTGCTGTTCACGATGATCGAACGGCGCGGCCAGCGCCCACCGGTGACCTACACCACTTTTCAGGCACGAGACCTGGGAGGCGACACAGCCGAACTGGTAAAACGCACTGTGCGTGAAGCGGCAGAACGTTTCCGTCCTGATGCACTCCTGGTGGGAGAGAGCTGCACAGCGGAACTGATTCAGGATCAACCAGGCGCCCTCGCCCAGGGCATGGGTCTGAGCATGCCTGTTGTAACCCTGGAACTCCCCGCATACAGCAAAAAGGAGAACTGGGGAGCTGCAGAAACGCTTTATCAGCTGCTGCGCAATCTGCTGAAACCGCAGGTTCCTGATCAACCACAACATGATCCAAGGGCGTGGATGGCCGTTGGCCGTCGGCCTCGGGTGAATCTGATCGGACCATCCCTGCTGGGATTTCGATGCCGTGATGACGTACTCGAAGTCCAGAGACTGCTCACCCTGCATGGCATCGATGTCGGAGTGGTCGCTCCGCTTGGAGCGGATGTCAGTGATCTTCAGCGAATCCCGCAGGCAGATTTAAATGTTTGCCTATATCCAGAGATCGCCGAATCCAGCTGCAGCTGGCTTGAACGGAACTTCGGAATTCCGTTCACTCGCACTGTGCCGATTGGCGTCGGTGCCACCCACGACTTCCTGGTGGAGTTGCACACGCTGCTGGGCATGGATCCACCGACGAAGGAGGAGGGATATCGCTGTTCAAGACTGCCCTGGTACTCGGAATCCGTGGATTCCACCTATCTCACAGGCAAGCGGGTGTTCATCTTTGGCGACGGCTGCCATGCCGTAGCGGCAGCGCGCATCTGTAGCGAAGAGCTCGGATTCAAAGTGGTTGGCCTTGGCACCTACAGCCGTGAGATGGCGCGACCGGTTCGTGCAGCAGCCAAGGAACTCGGACTCGACGCACTGATCAGCGATGACTATCTGGAGGTTGAGGCAGCCATGGCCGATGCCGTACCCGAGCTGGTGCTTGGAACTCAGATGGAACGGCACAGCGCTAAGCGCCTAGGAATCCCTTGCGCCGTAATCAGCACACCGATGCATGTTCAGGACGTCCCAGCGCGCAATAGCCCACAGATGGGATGGGAGGGCGCCAATGTGATTTTCGACGCCTGGGTGCATCCGCTCATGATGGGGCTTGAGGAACATCTGATCGGCATGTTCCGCCATGACTTTGAGTTTGTGGACGGACATCAAAGCCACCTAGGTCATCGCGGCGGAACAGAGCAAACCACCGAAGGGTCCAGCCAATCCACCGTGGTCATCAGCGCTGAAGAGCAAGGCCCGGTATGGACTGCCGACGGCGAGGCAGAACTGAAAAAAATCCCCTTCTTTGTGCGTGGCAAGGTGCGCAGAAACACCGAAACCTATGCACGCCAGGAGGGCCGCTTAGAGATCAGTAGCGAAACTCTCTATGACGCAAAAGCCCACTACAAGGCATGA